The following DNA comes from Mesorhizobium sp. B2-1-8.
TTCGTCATCTCCCCCGCGCGGCTGGGCGGCAGGCGTCAGCGGCACCTGGTCGGCCTGCTTGCGTTGCGAAATCGCCTCGACGGCGGCCATGTCGCCATTGCCGATGGCGACCAGGAAATGATTGCCGTTTTCGCGCAGCAGCTTCTGCACGCCCTTGATGGTGTAGCCCTGGTCATAGAGCATATGGCGGATGCCCTTGATCAGTTCGACATCCTGCGGCCGGTAGTAGCGACGGCCGCCGCCGCGCTTCATCGGCTTGATCTGATTGAAGCGCGTCTCCCAGAAACGCAGCACATGCTGTGGCAGGTCGAGGTCTTCCGCGACCTCGCTGATGGTGCGAAAGGCGTCAGGGCTCTTGTCCATGGGCGAAATCCTCACGCTGGAGCGTGGCCCGGAACGGTCTTCAGACGAGATCACGCTCAACGAAGAGAAGAGCTTGTTCCGCCAGCGCGGAATCGATCATACGCCAGAACACCAATCCGGCCATACCGCCGAATCGGGCCTTATTTCAGCGGTTTGTGAAGCAATATTCAAGCCCGCCGTCATCGCGGCACCGGTTTTCAACCGTGCAATGAGGACTATTTGCCGCCCTTGGCCTTGCTGTTCTGGTGAGAACGCAAGATTCGGCTCTTCAACACGTTGGACGATTTGAAGGTCATCACCCGACGCGGCAGGATCGGCACTTCCTCGCCGGTCTTGGGATTGCGCCCGATCCGCTCATTCTTGGAGCGGACATGAAACGTCGCGAAGGACGACAGCTTCACCGTCTCGCCGCGCACGATCGCTTCACAGATTTCGTCCAGTACCGCCTCGACGAGTTCGGCGGATTCAGTGCGCGACAGACCGACCTTCCGGTAGACGGCCTCGGCCAGGTCGGCGCGCGTAAGTGTTTTTCCCCCCATGCGACCGTCCCATCAGTTCAAACATAAAATCGGCACAACAACAGCAGAGCCTAAGTAATTGATCCGGCAAGGTCAAGGACCGAAACCGGACCGTTCTCCACTTACCAGCGAACCAGAACGGCGCCCCAGGTGAAGCCGCCGCCCATCGCCTCCAGGAGCACCAGGTCACCCTTCTTGATGCGGCCGTCGGCGACGGCCACCGACAGCGCCAGCGGTACGGAAGCAGCCGAGGTGTTACCGTGCAAATCGACGGTCACCACCACCTTTTGCTCTGCTATCCCAAGCTTTTTTGCTGAAGCGTCAATAATCCGTTTATTGGCCTGGTGTGGCACGAACCAGTCAAGATCGTCGGCGGTAATGCCAGCGGCCGAGAAGGTCGTCTCGATGACATCGGTGATCATGCCGACCGCGTGCTTGAAGACCTCACGGCCTTCCATGCGCAGATGGCCGACCGTTCCCGTCGTCGACGGCCCGCCATCGACGAAAAGCTTCTCCCTGTGCGCGCCGTCGGAACGCAGGCTGGCCGCCAGGACGCCTCGGTCGGCGATCGTGCCGGCCCCCTCGCCCGCTTCCAGAACGACCGCGCCGGCGCCGTCGCCAAACAGCACGCAGGTCGAGCGATCGCTCCAGTCGAGGATGCGCGAAAAGGTCTCCGAGCCGATCACCAGCACCCGCTTTGCCAGGCCGCCGCGGATATAGAGGTCGGCTGTCGTCACCGCATAGACGAAGCCTGAGCATACCGCCTGCAAGTCGAAGGCAAAACCGTGCTGCATGCCGAGCCGGTTCTGGATCTCGACAGCGGTAGCGGGGAACGTGTTGTTGGGCGTCGAGGTCGCCAGCACGATCAGATCGATATCGTCCGGGGTCAATCCGGCATCGGCAAGCGCGGCGCGCGCCGCGGCCTCGCCCAGGGAGGCCGTCGTCTCGTCATCGGCCGCGATATGGCGCTGGCGGATTCCGGTGCGCTGGGCGATCCACTCGTCGGAGGTCTCGACCATGCCTTCAAAATCGGCATTCTTCATGATGCGGCGGGGCAGCGCGGCGCCCGTGCCGCGCACAACTGATCTGATCAAAATTCTTTCCTATTCCTTTGCGTCGGTAACGACGTCGGATTTCCTAGCTGTCAGGGCATGCGGGTTGCGCGCATGAAACAGATCGAGGTCGGCCTCGATGCGGTCGAGCAGATTGTTGCGCACCATATCGTAGCCGAGTTCGATCGCCGCGGCGAAACCGTCCGAATCGGCGCCGCCGTGGCTTTTGACGACGATGCCGTTCAGCCCCAGGAACACGCCGCCGTTGGAGCGGCCGACATCCATCTTTTCGCGCAGGCGGTCGAAGGCGCCCTTGGCGAAGACATAGCCGATCTTGGCCATCAGGGTGCGGCTCATCGCGGCGCGCAGATAGCCAGCTATCTGACGCGCGGTGCCTTCCGCCGTCTTCAGCGCGATGTTGCCGGCGAAGCCTTCCGTCACCACGACGTCGACCGTGCCCTTGCCGATGTCGTCGCCTTCGACAAAGCCATGGTAGTTCATCGAGGCCATGTTGGCCTCGCGCAACATGCGTCCCGCTTCCTTGACCTCTTCCTGGCCCTTGATCTCTTCCACGCCGACATTGAGCAGGCCGACCGTGGGCCGGGCGACGCCGAATACGGAACGCGCCATGCCGGTGCCGAGAATGGCAAAATCGATGAGCTGGTGCGCGTCGGCGCCAATGGTGGCGCCCACGTCCAGAACCACACTCTCGCCACGCAATGTCGGCCACAATGCCGCAATCGCCGGACGTTCGATCGTGGCCATGGTGCGCAGGCAGAATTTCGACATCGCCATCAGCGCGCCGGTGTTGCCTGCGGAGATGCATGCATCCGCGGCGCCCGACTTGACCGCCTCGACCGCCTTCCACATCGACGACTTCCAGCGGCCATGGCGCAGCGCCTGGCTCGGTTTGTCGTCCATCCTGACCGCGATCTCGCAGTGGAAGAACTCGCTGACCTCGGCCAATTTGGGAAACTTGGCCAGTTCCGGGCGCACCAGTTCCTCACGTCCGTAGACGACGAAGCGGATGTCGGGACGGCGGGTCGCGACCGTCATGAGCGCTGGAATGACCACGGTTGGTCCGTGATCGCCGCCCATAGCATCGATGGAAATCCTGATCACGCGGTATTCATCTCACGGTTAGGCGGCAAGTCGTTTTAGCGATCGCAAAGGTTCGGCGAAAATAGCGGTTTTAGGCTGTCGCACAACCGACTTTTCCGTCGCGGGCGAGGTTTTCAGGATTTTCCCAGCAAGGATCGCAGTTTTTGCTGAAATTCATTCTCGGCCGATCCGGTGTCGTCACCGGCACCAAGCGACGCGCCTGGCTTGCGTGGATAGGGGTCGATCGCCAATCCGAAGAACTGTTCGGCAAGCGCCCCGACATCGATGATGTCGCCCGAAAATGTCTCGGGACTGTCGGGCCCGTCCGCGTCGAGCAGGATCTCGCCGCCGCCTTCGAATCCCTGCCGCCCGAGCTTGGAATCCTCGGGCAAGAGCAGCGCCTCGACCGGCTCATCGATATGCGCCTGGACGGGGTCGAGCGTGACGATGCAGGCCTGGGTTATGTCCGCCTCGACACGGCCGCTGACCTTGACGCCATTGCGCTTCCACGACGCTACGAGCAGTTCGGCGCGATAGGC
Coding sequences within:
- a CDS encoding MerR family transcriptional regulator, translated to MDKSPDAFRTISEVAEDLDLPQHVLRFWETRFNQIKPMKRGGGRRYYRPQDVELIKGIRHMLYDQGYTIKGVQKLLRENGNHFLVAIGNGDMAAVEAISQRKQADQVPLTPAAQPRGGDDELVGQPRVKPSRRFFGLGKSDEEGPVAPDASKLSRDNRALLQEALFDLLECKRLLDQVR
- a CDS encoding integration host factor subunit alpha; the protein is MGGKTLTRADLAEAVYRKVGLSRTESAELVEAVLDEICEAIVRGETVKLSSFATFHVRSKNERIGRNPKTGEEVPILPRRVMTFKSSNVLKSRILRSHQNSKAKGGK
- a CDS encoding YceD family protein gives rise to the protein MKHADMQSPVSFFANVARLPGLPVVIEADAAQRAALAEAHGLLSVEAYRAELLVASWKRNGVKVSGRVEADITQACIVTLDPVQAHIDEPVEALLLPEDSKLGRQGFEGGGEILLDADGPDSPETFSGDIIDVGALAEQFFGLAIDPYPRKPGASLGAGDDTGSAENEFQQKLRSLLGKS
- a CDS encoding beta-ketoacyl-ACP synthase III; the protein is MIRSVVRGTGAALPRRIMKNADFEGMVETSDEWIAQRTGIRQRHIAADDETTASLGEAAARAALADAGLTPDDIDLIVLATSTPNNTFPATAVEIQNRLGMQHGFAFDLQAVCSGFVYAVTTADLYIRGGLAKRVLVIGSETFSRILDWSDRSTCVLFGDGAGAVVLEAGEGAGTIADRGVLAASLRSDGAHREKLFVDGGPSTTGTVGHLRMEGREVFKHAVGMITDVIETTFSAAGITADDLDWFVPHQANKRIIDASAKKLGIAEQKVVVTVDLHGNTSAASVPLALSVAVADGRIKKGDLVLLEAMGGGFTWGAVLVRW
- the plsX gene encoding phosphate acyltransferase PlsX — protein: MIRISIDAMGGDHGPTVVIPALMTVATRRPDIRFVVYGREELVRPELAKFPKLAEVSEFFHCEIAVRMDDKPSQALRHGRWKSSMWKAVEAVKSGAADACISAGNTGALMAMSKFCLRTMATIERPAIAALWPTLRGESVVLDVGATIGADAHQLIDFAILGTGMARSVFGVARPTVGLLNVGVEEIKGQEEVKEAGRMLREANMASMNYHGFVEGDDIGKGTVDVVVTEGFAGNIALKTAEGTARQIAGYLRAAMSRTLMAKIGYVFAKGAFDRLREKMDVGRSNGGVFLGLNGIVVKSHGGADSDGFAAAIELGYDMVRNNLLDRIEADLDLFHARNPHALTARKSDVVTDAKE